One genomic region from Opisthocomus hoazin isolate bOpiHoa1 chromosome Z, bOpiHoa1.hap1, whole genome shotgun sequence encodes:
- the PTGER4 gene encoding prostaglandin E2 receptor EP4 subtype, whose protein sequence is MSFDPTVMPPVNVSANGTGSRAEGGQPPTIPTVMFIFGVVGNLIAIVVLCKSRKEQKETTFYTLVCGLAVTDLLGTCLVSPVTIATYLQNRWPGGLALCEYSSFILLFFGLSGLSIICAMSIERYLAINHAYFYNHYVDKKLAGLTLFAIYASNVLFCALPSMGLGKSTLQYPYTWCFIDWRAKEATHAAYSYMYAGFSSFLIMVTVICNILVCVALIRMHRQFMRRTSLGTDTTSSRLSDFRRRRSFRRMAGAEIQMVILLIATSLVVVICSIPLVVRVFVNQLYQPESVMDVRQNPDLQAIRIASVNPILDPWVYILLRKTVLSKAIEKIKCLFCRIGGARRQHSGGNFNCVDGRRTSSAMSSQSPSFISRELREISSTSQTLLYPPELSESSAGGRVLLPGPSATLAQPDTTSLRTLRSSETSDSSQGQDSESIFLVNEIRPAGGASSTPKGSPLQVTFPPETLNLSEKCI, encoded by the exons ATGTCCTTCGACCCCACCGTCATGCCACCGGTGAACGTCTCTGCCAACGGGACTGGCAGCAGGGCCGAGGGCGGGCAGCCTCCCACCATCCCCACCGTCATGTTCATCTTCGGCGTGGTGGGCAACCTCATCGCCATCGTGGTGCTCTGCAAGTCCAGGAAGGAGCAGAAGGAGACCACGTTCTACACGCTGGTCTGCGGGCTGGCGGTCACCGACCTCCTGGGGACCTGCCTGGTGAGTCCAGTCACTATCGCCACTTACCTGCAGAACCGCTGGCCGGGAGGACTGGCACTGTGTGAGTACAGCTCCTTCATACTCCTCTTCTTCGGACTCTCTGGCCTCAGCATTATCTGTGCCATGTCTATAGAGAGGTACCTGGCCATCAACCATGCCTATTTCTACAACCATTACGTAGACAAGAAGCTGGCGGGGCTCACGCTCTTTGCCATCTACGCTTCCAATGTGCTGTTCTGCGCCCTCCCCAGCATGGGGCTCGGCAAGTCTACCTTGCAGTACCCCTACACTTGGTGTTTCATAGACTGGCGAGCAAAGGAGGCCACCCACGCGGCATATTCCTACATGTACGCCGGCTTCAGCTCCTTCCTGATCATGGTCACCGTGATCTGCAACATCCTGGTGTGCGTGGCTCTCATTCGCATGCACCGCCAGTTCATGCGGCGCACGTCCCTGGGGACAGACACCACCTCCAGCCGTTTATCTGACTTTCGCAGACGCCGGAGCTTCCGTCGCATGGCCGGAGCAGAGATCCAGATGGTTATTCTGCTCATTGCCACTTCCCTGGTGGTGGTCATCTGCTCCATTCCTCTGGTG GTTCGTGTCTTCGTCAATCAGCTCTACCAGCCAGAATCAGTGATGGATGTGAGGCAAAACCCTGACCTGCAAGCCATCCGCATTGCCTCAGTGAACCCCATTTTGGACCCATGGGTCTACATCCTCCTCCGCAAGACTGTGCTCAGCAAAGCCATCGAGAAGATCAAATGTCTCTTCTGCCGCATTGGTGGGGCTCGGAGGCAGCACTCGGGGGGCAACTTCAACTGCGTGGATGGCCGCAGGACCTCCTCCGCCATGTCAAGCCAGTCACCCTCCTTCATCTCCCGTGAGCTGAGGGAGATCAGCAGCACCTCGCAAACGCTGCTTTACCCTCCAGAGTTAAGCGAAAGCAGCGCTGGGGGTCGCGTGCTGCTTCCAGGTCCCAGCGCCACCTTGGCTCAGCCCGACACGACGTCACTGAGGACACTGCGCAGCTCAGAGACCTCGGACTCTTCGCAGGGGCAGGACTCCGAGAGCATCTTTCTGGTGAATGAAATCAGGCCTGCTGGTGGGGCCAGCTCCACACCCAAGGGCAGCCCTCTCCAGGTCACCTTCCCGCCAGAGACCTTGAATTTGTCAGAAAAGTGTATATAG